One segment of Purpureocillium takamizusanense chromosome 7, complete sequence DNA contains the following:
- a CDS encoding uncharacterized protein (EggNog:ENOG502HA5H), with product MATDPREPTCLSTNARHESEEGKKTIVTGEMAVMLDALGCLQSDSRILRAIVLVGPKMEVSEFDFDGEQSTYFTFKPAGTDLVFENSVLEMIMVRTQRDDQDETYGVYPRPAALIDGLSPTALRADVTALLGDPERVGAHFDRYEVNERYLHFEFDSDSRVTKVSALLRPV from the coding sequence ATGGCCACCGACCCGAGAGAGCCGACATGTCTCTCGACAAATGCGCGACACGAATCGGAAGAAGGAAAGAAGACTATTGTCACTGGCGAAATGGCAGTGATGCTGGACGCGCTGGGGTGCCTCCAGTCCGACAGCCGGATCCTCAGAGCGATTGTACTAGTGGGTCCCAAAATGGAGGTGTCAGAGTTCGacttcgacggcgagcagtcGACATACTTCACATTCAAGCCGGCCGGAACGGACCTGGTCTTCGAGAACAGCGTCTTGGAGATGATCATGGTGCGGACGCAGCGTGACGACCAGGACGAGACCTACGGAGTATATCCAcgaccggcggcgctgaTAGACGGGTTGTCGCCCACCGCACTTCGTGCCGACGTCACGGCCCTCCTAGGCGACCCGGAACGCGTCGGAGCGCATTTCGACCGGTACGAAGTTAATGAACGTTATCTGCATTTCGAGTTCGATTCAGACAGCCGAGTCACCAAAGTCTCTGCATTACTGAGGCCAGTCTGA
- a CDS encoding 3-phytase (COG:S~EggNog:ENOG503NYJ9~TransMembrane:1 (i195-215o)) produces MQLGTVAEIATSGPCCPSASTGSGCTINRGAATNKDEGAVSSHFPRLSSCLIASRLHRTALEGAIHHLTQQTLQRRHKSPQLGPSSHHVCVHQSPHAARLDQAPSPGPRPLALERYGPSQGHVRMTIATMGVADIFTSLVSGLLPRDSVRYRYSAIPAPMEEDESSSSSQQQQQQPPPGEELDGRRARPREQARLLKLTAGAMILFAVLAVAAVYGRSHHSSRGCEATGACDGVSPHTWGQYSPYFSAPSTVDPALPAGCELTFAAVLSRHGARYPTAAKSAPYHELIARIHASVSKYGKGFEFIRDYSFTNRADDLTLYGEKELVQSGATFYRRYQELARDSEPFVRAAGSPRVVMSAQNFTTAFYEAQGKIGDGKLDQILVLPEKAGFNNTLDHGTCPVFEDGPWATLGHDKQAKWRSVWAAPIMDRLNYKLPGANLTLQETVYIMDLCPFGTVSTPNATKSGFCRLFSQEEWRGYDYHGSLDKWYSFGNGNPLGPTQGVGYVNELIARLTGKALQDETSTNSTMGSSPETFPLDRKLYADFSHDNLMTSVYAALGLYNRTENLPDTYKLSPRKTHGYSTSWTVPFAGRMYVEKMRCDASKGDDELVRVLVDDRVVPLQGCRADKLGRCRLRDFVQGLSFARSGGHWPLCYA; encoded by the exons ATGCAGTTAGGCACCGTGGCAGAAATAGCAACGTCGGGTCCTTGTTGTCCCTCCGCCAGTACAGGTTCGGGTTGTACCATCAACAGGGGCGCGGCGACAAACAAGGACGAAGGGGCGGTGTCCAGCCACTTCCCTCGCCTCTCCTCTTGTCTCATCGCAAGTAGATTGCATCGCACAGCACTGGAGGGAGCCATCCATCACCTCACCCAACAAACACTTCAGCGACGTCACAAATCCCCCCAGCTCGGGCCAAGCTCCCACCACGTGTGCGTTCACCAAAgcccgcacgccgcccgtcttgatcaggcgccgtcgcccggcccACGTCCCTTGGCCTTGGAGCGATACGGGCCTTCGCAGGGCCATGTGCGAATGACGATAGCAACCATGGGCGTGGCCGACATCTTCACCTCGCTCGTCAGCGGACTCCTGCCCCGCGACAGTGTCAGGTACAGATATAGCGCCATCCCGGCAccgatggaggaggacgagtcgtcgtcgtcgtcgcagcagcagcagcagcagccgccgccgggtgaGGAGCTCGATGGCCGCCGTGCAAGGCCCCGCGAGCAGGCAAGGCTGCTCAAACTGACAGCTGGTGCCATGATCCTCTTCGCTGTCttggccgttgccgccgtctATGG GCGGTCTCACCACAGCTCGCGAGGGTGcgaggccacgggcgcctGTGATGGCGTCTCGCCGCACACCTGGGGACAGTACTCTCCCTACTTTTCTGCGCCGTCGACCGTCGACCCGGCCTTGCCCGCCGGCTGTGAGCTGACTTTTGCTGCTGTGCTCTCCCGTCACGGAGCGCGATATCCAACCGCGGCCAAGTCGGCCCCGTATCACGAGCTCATCGCACGAATACATGCGTCGGTGAGCAAGTACGGCAAGGGCTTCGAGTTCATCCGCGACTACTCCTTCACGAACCGCGCCGATGACTTGACGCTGTACGGAGAAAAGGAACTTGTTCAGTCTGGTGCCACCTTCTATCGGCGCTACCaggagctggcgcgcgaCTCGGAGCCGTTTGTCCGCGCGGCGGGGTCTCCGCGTGTCGTCATGTCGGCCCAGAACTTTACGACGGCGTTTTACGAGGCCCAGGGGAAGATTGGAGACGGGAAACTGGACCAGATTCTCGTGCTGCCGGAGAAGGCCGGTTTCAATAACACACTTGACCACGGCACATGCCCGGTATTCGAGGACGGCCCCTGGGCTACGCTGGGGCACGACAAACAAGCGAAATGGCGGTCCGTCTGGGCAGCGCCCATCATGGACAGGCTCAACTACAAACTGCCCGGAGCGAACCTGACGCTGCAGGAGACTGTCTATATCATGGACCTGTGCCCCTTCGGCACGGTCAGCACGCCCAACGCGACCAAGTCGGGCTTTTGCAGGCTCTTTTCGCAGGAGGAGTGGCGCGGATATGACTACCACGGGTCGCTTGATAAGTGGTATAGTttcggcaacggcaacccGCTGGGCCCGACGCAGGGGGTCGGGTATGTTAACGAGCTCATTGCTCGGCTGACGGGAAAGGCGCTTCAGGACGAGACGTCGACGAACTCGACAatgggctcgtcgcccgagacGTTTCCCCTAGACAGGAAGCTGTACGCCGATTTCAGTCACGACAACCTGATGACGTCAGTATACGCGGCGCTCGGCCTATACAACCGCACCGAAAATCTGCCCGACACGTATAAGCTGTCGCCGCGCAAGACGCACGGCTACTCGACGTCGTGGACGGTGCCGTTTGCAGGGCGCATGTACGTGGAAaagatgcgatgcgatgcaaGCAAGGGGGATGACGAGCTGGTGAGGGTGTTGGTGGACGATCGAGTGGTTCCGCTGCAGGGCTGCCGGGCCGACAAGCTGGGCCGGTGCCGGCTGAGAGACTTTGTTCAAGGCCTGTCGTTTGCAAGGTCGGGCGGCCACTGGCCTCTATGCTATGCATGA
- a CDS encoding uncharacterized protein (EggNog:ENOG503P5KN) yields the protein MPGSLVLFFFAAAAAAHISKRIAGRSRGRCLWSSLVCLIQKQRHSFAPPSLRQARSACICFPWRSMNDSAGVAFKGPSTWFSALFSCAPILSRLRTGSSVDVEDPQRGPPAVVQHPPSYQPRPVAAPQADLTGTTYKDEMPRKSAGSRGTSFSAKRAFWSHSNASSRLPQISAPYDFRHLHSGSYHGTRESSLDFARRDGHAQHRGSFRPLELSIYMPDNSTSPILPHFDVPRVMTPPPPAYFASRTEEDHALMRQRSYTSMSFHVPRRHVVDSSPSAAEDEVPPRIPPKSRNRMRAHTATDVDAIKERVASAMIEVERLQKQIDEVMERQSLYTSSRPSTPHSIAQTMPELEPMPSIPALPPVAPSFAQRLNSEFERPHTAPTKAEPPVSHRTDAGATASEGPVSPLRDVRPLPPPLPLVLRPPLRKKKSFSRVSSWLFPGSEARRDAGHDAVTNAPKAIKGRQGFYQCVAAVGPQERRSYDSLDSMSTWDSAEEQQTAPTAWSLGSTPVAKQDEPLRQPSMERSATFGKKDQPRARTSVGVAI from the exons ATGCccggcagcctcgtccttttttttttcgccgccgccgccgccgcacataTATCGAAGCGCATCGCTGGACGTTCGCGTGGTCGTTGTTTGTGGTCGTCGCTCGTCTGCCTGATACAGAAACAGCGTCATTCGTttgcccctccctccctccggcAGGCCCGCTCGGCATGCATCTGTTTCCCTTGGCGCAGCATGAATGACTCGGCCGGCGTTGCTTTTAAAGGCCCCTCGACGTGGTTTTCGGCTCTGTTCTCGTGCGCACCGATACTCTCCCGTCTCAGAACAGGCTCCTCTGTTG ACGTTGAGGACCCTCAAAgaggcccgcccgccgttgtGCAGCATCCCCCGTCGTACCAACCTCGTCCCGTGGCAGCTCCGCAAGCGGATCTCACGGGGACGACTTACAAGGACGAGATGCCGAGGAAAAGCGCTGGTTCGCGAGGCACAAGCTTCTCCGCGAAGAGAGCCTTCTGGTCACACTCGAATGCATCATCACGCCTGCCTCAGATATCCGCCCCGTATGATTTTCGCCACCTGCACTCCGGGTCCTACCATGGCACTCGCGAGAGCTCATTGGACTTTGCTCGGCGAGACGGTCACGCACAGCACAGAGGCTCGTTTCGGCCTCTGGAGCTCAGCATCTACATGCCGGACAACTCCACCTCGCCAATCTTGCCACACTTTGATGTGCCGCGGgtcatgacgccgccgcctccagcgtACTTCGCCAGCCGGACTGAGGAAGACCACGCACTGATGCGCCAGCGGAGCTATACGTCCATGTCGTTTCACGTCCCGCGTCGGCATGTCGTGGACAGCTctccgtccgccgccgaggacgaagtGCCACCGCGCATCCCGCCCAAGTCAAGGAACCGCATGCGGGCCCACACCGCGACAGATGTAGATGCCATCAAGGAgcgcgtcgccagcgccatgATTGAGGTGGAGCGGCTGCAGAAGCAGATTGACGAGGTGATGGAGCGTCAAAGTCTCTACACCAGTAGCCGTCCATCAACACCGCACTCGATTGCACAAACGATGCCGG AACTAGAGCCGATGCCCTCGATTCCAGCTCTTCCGCCGGTTGCGCCGTCGTTTGCACAGCGCCTGAACTCTGAGTTTGAACGGCCGCATACAGCACCAACCAAGGCGGAGCCGCCCGTGTCCCACCGGACCGACGCTGGGGCAACGGCGTCGGAAGGGCCAGTATCCCCGCTCCGAGACGTGCgaccactgccgccgccgctgccgttggtgctgcggccgccgcttcgcAAGAAAAAGTCGTTTTCGCGCGTGTCGTCATGGCTATTTCCTGGCTCCGAGGCAAGAAGGgacgccggccatgatgctgtCACCAACGCCCCAAAGGCAATCAAAGGCCGCCAAGGGTTTTACCAatgcgtcgccgccgtagGGCCGCAGGAGCGACGGAGCTATGACTCGCTTGACTCCATGTCGACATGGGATTCAGCAGAGGAGCAACAGACTGCACCGACAGCCTGGTCGCTGGGCAGCACCCCTGTCGCTAAGCAAGATGAGCCACTGCGGCAGCCATCCATGGAAAGGTCGGCCACGTTTGGGAAGAAGGACCAGCCACGGGCCAGGACGAGTGTTGGCGTCGCGATTTGA
- a CDS encoding uncharacterized protein (COG:S~TransMembrane:2 (o409-426i438-460o)~EggNog:ENOG503NVBX~BUSCO:EOG0926025H), which yields MGKRASNGGTDGAAAFRKRQKLAHEAPSSEDIESSDQLRRLLAFDQDLRRARHGLQSFKKLLDEAIAGDGDRKAKLAILQQYLETVKPKDAADNDDAVFLGDVMEMWSFAAQVNDDGVMSSVAVVLALLLQAVSEHLHLVSHGLGICRTLLQERQLKSLSRNLSAEKGKGFVISPTLRLLREAVCLDGGAYARRIVRERSYTFASLGRNLEIGHTGDGQEDLRRASVRTNALRFFLSCLKYLHPEGRRELLSQRELLSHLTYMIKGDPPYLVIEILDTLKAYVLAETKIPRDVKFKSFNTKSLLRFLALYNYSSPTNSPDDRDAVIEKAHQFLMYVCTTPVAGVLYPYKGLYPKESDEETASRSSKGQVGAATDSWEGRFQQGIPVFNFVLSEFAAKLRPWSSLKHSELLVAMFTAAPELIADYFYNNRSFTFEPKLSMTWIGYAAFLFSTMTLPLLPAFGDPLRYANLPPPTSVLLDNILPPAINEKVLVRCLSPKSHLTAFFATRILVAALEKLKAAVVMLQSSSSRSHSTLWSTAVRRLVDAFCQRIPDMKEVVRCYKSIPPENVLQRALASRSLRLYYEVIPRVALAANFDVSPLFVDILKSIHQDNHGAGTKALATMELENLVSIASYSPGMRWFTKVEGLGQGTSLSAFTALLRLLCDGDRDSPEDQLKETLSDVAIENQLVSKSAGLQPLLRALQCTAEDAKVKDMSCVWSLLDNCINRCATSPIKYLDQLQSYSADDTGSAEAHVSLLSVALVEQTPYATDAADHNTARTLGRFLSLYFSACHLWDGSGALSAVLHEKVGEHMTSKKVKLSAISNKADVERLQKAGTVSTPRAVAGHIVDSDSSTMKDVSLQEMLQAPLMEAGDAGALVKWASKSVEDFVEDGWAANLVRLLSSEHTSIRKEALVNILKMAAQIKESSYEEKTQMWLLLSEVAESSRAQLEVGPVPSAFVAFTVHSIDILRNPLHPLYPKVNSFLTRSPVWSLEKLPLAHDILHGEPSEDDKYYAELAWLLTYLLDSLRTPFDLGVFHKKKWFEKILALGSNPYLRSHLRTRILKIIYRVTCIEAGSTTLVTRFGVMSWLDAQRAACAVEDEAAVFRRLIQRVWETCDQQRVTAWSNGGIVKAFGALLAA from the exons ATGGGCAAGCGGGCTTCCAATGGTGGCACCGACGGCGCAGCCGCCTTTCGCAAGCGCCAGAAACTCGCCCATGAGGCTCCCTCGTCCGAAGACATCGAGTCGAGCGATCAGCTGAGGCGCCTGCTGGCCTTCGACCAAGATCTACGACGGGCCCGACATG GACTTCAATCGTTCAAGAAGCTTCTCGACGAAGCCatcgctggcgacggcgaccgcaAAGCCAAGCTGGCTATCCTGCAGCAGTATCTCGAGACGGTGAAGCCCAAGGACGCCGCAGACAACGATGACGCTGTATTTCTCGGCGATGTAATGGAGATGTGGTCCTTTGCGGCTCaggtcaacgacgacggcgtcatgtcgtccgtcgccgttgtccTCGCTCTGCTCCTCCAAGCCGTCTCTGAACATCTCCATCTTGTCTCCCATGGCCTCGGAATTTGCCGTACCCTCCTTCAAGAGCGGCAGCTCAAGTCTCTGTCCAGAAACCTGTCGGCTGAGAAGGGGAAGGGCTTCGTCATCTCGCCCACACTGCGCCTGCTGCGGGAGGCAGTCTGCCTGGACGGTGGCGCCTACGCCAGAAGGATTGTCCGCGAGAGGTCCTACACGTTCGCGTCTCTGGGGCGCAATCTCGAGATAGGTCACACTGGTGACGGGCAAGAAGACTTGCGGCGAGCGTCCGTCCGAACCAACGCCCTGAGGTTCTTCCTCAGCTGCCTCAAATATCTGCACCCGGAAGGGCGGAGAGAGCTGCTCTCACAAAGGGAACTCCTGTCCCATCTTACGTACATGATCAAGGGCGATCCGCCATACCTTGTCATCGAGATTCTTGACACTCTCAAAGCTTATGTCCTGGCTGAGACCAAGATTCCCCGAGATGTCAAGTTCAAGAGTTTCAATACGAAATCACTCCTGCGGTTCCTCGCACTCTATAACTACTCATCACCAACCAATAGCCCGGACGATCGAGACGCTGTCATCGAAAAGGCCCATCAATTTCTaatgtatgtatgcacaACGCCGGTTGCCGGCGTTCTATATCCATACAAGGGTTTGTATCCCAAGGAGTCAGACGAGGAAACGGCAAGCCGCTCGTCCAAAGGGCAGGTTGGTGCTGCCACTGACTCCTGGGAGGGGCGGTTTCAACAAGGCATTCCGGTATTCAACTTTGTCTTGTCCGAGTTTGCCGCCAAACTGCGTCCGTGGTCCAGCTTGAAGCACAGCGAGCTTCTCGTGGCCATGTTTACTGCCGCCCCGGAGCTCATAGCCGACTACTTCTACAACAACCGATCTTTCACCTTTGAGCCGAAACTGTCCATGACATGGATCGGATATGCCGCCTTCCTCTTTAGCACCATGACTTTACCGCTCCTCCCTGCATTCGGAGACCCCTTGCGCTACGCaaacctgccgccgcctaccTCTGTTCTTCTTGATAACATTCTTCCGCCAGCAATCAACGAGAAGGTTCTCGTGCGGTGTCTGTCGCCCAAGTCCCATCTCACAGCCTTCTTTGCCACAAGGATTCttgtcgccgcgctggagaagctcaaAGCCGCGGTCGTGATGCTCCAGAGCAGCTCGTCCCGAAGCCACAGCACTCTTTGGTCCACAGCTGTGCGGCGCTTGGTTGACGCATTTTGCCAGCGAATTCCAGACATGAAGGAGGTTGTTCGTTGCTACAAAAGCATTCCACCCGAGAATGTCTTGCAAAGAGCCCTAGCGAGCCGGTCGCTGCGCTTATACTACGAGGTGATTCCCCGAGTGGCTCTCGCCGCAAACTTCGACGTCTCTCCCTTGTTCGTGGACATCCTCAAGTCCATACATCAAGACAATCATGGGGCTGGCACCAAAGCTTTGGCCACAATGGAACTCGAAAACCTTGTATCCATTGCTAGCTATTCGCCTGGCATGAGATGGTTCACAAAGGTTGAGGGTCTTGGGCAGGGCACGTCATTGTCAGCCTTTACCGCGCTTCTGCGACTGCTGTGTGATGGCGATCGTGACAGTCCCGAGGACCAATTAAAGGAGACACTATCCGACGTTGCAATCGAGAATCAGCTTGTTTCAAAGTCAGCGGGGTTGCAGCCTTTACTCAGGGCTCTGCAATGCACGGCCGAAGATGCAAAGGTCAAGGACATGAGTTGCGTGTGGTCTTTACTCGACAATTGCATAAATCGATGTGCCACATCACCCATCAAGTACCTGGATCAGCTTCAGAGCTATTCGGCGGACGATACCGGCTCGGCCGAAGCTCACGTATCACTACTAAGTGTTGCCCTGGTTGAGCAGACGCCATACGCAACAGATGCCGCGGACCACAACACAGCTCGCACTCTTGGGCGGTTTCTGTCTTTGTATTTCAGTGCATGTCACCTCTGGGACGGAAGTGGAGCACTTTCAGCGGTGTTGCATGAGAAAGTTGGCGAGCACATGACGTCCAAAAAGGTCAAGCTCTCGGCTATCAGCAACAAAGCGGACGTTGAAAGATTGCAAAAGGCTGGCACCGTGTCGACGCCCAGAGCAGTCGCTGGTCACATCGTGGACAGCGACTCGTCCACTATGAAGGATGTCTCATTGCAGGAGATGCTGCAAGCCCCTTTGATGGAggctggcgatgctggcgcTCTCGTAAAGTGGGCATCGAAGAGCGTTGAGGATTTCGTGGAAGATGGATGGGCTGCGAATCTTGTGCGCCTTCTGTCGTCGGAACACACGAGCATCCGCAAGGAAGCACTCGTCAACATCTTAAAGATGGCTGCACAGATCAAAGAGTCGTCGTATGAGGAAAAGACACAGATGTGGCTGCTCCTGTCGGAGGTTGCCGAGTCTTCGAGAGCGCAGCTCGAAGTCGGGCCAGTTCCCTCGGCCTTCGTGGCTTTTACTGTCCACTCCATCGACATCTTGAGAAACCCGCTGCATCCGCTATACCCAAAAGTCAATTCCTTTCTGACGCGCAGCCCGGTGTGGTCGCTGGAAAAGCTACCGCTTGCGCACGACATTCTTCACGGGGAGCCCTCGGAAGACGACAAGTATTACGCGGAGCTCGCGTGGCTCCTGACCTACCTCTTGGACAGCCTAAGAACACCGTTCGATCTGGGCGTCTTCCACAAGAAAAAGTGGTTCGAAAAGATCCTTGCGCTGGGCAGCAATCCGTATCTGAGGTCCCATCTGCGGACGAGGATTCTCAAGATTATATACAGGGTCACATGCATCGAGGCGGGCAGCACCACTCTCGTGACAAGGTTTGGGGTCATGAGCTGGCTAGATGCCCAGCGAGCAgcctgcgccgtcgaggatgaggctGCGGTGTTCAGGCGGCTGATTCAGAGGGTCTGGGAGACGTGCGACCAGCAACGCGTCACGGCTTGGAGtaacggcggcatcgtcaaggcATTTGGGGCGCTTTTAGCGGCCTAG